The proteins below come from a single Arthrobacter sp. B1I2 genomic window:
- a CDS encoding glycoside hydrolase family 32 protein, with product MPPRLPGTATAAFRRRPLLWAVVAAVAVLALAGALLLGGNAQRDVGRPGTGQPAAPPTQTAPADDPGGYRPAYHLTPDQRWMNDPQRPFFLNGLWHYYYLYNADYPEGNGTEWFHATSTDLVHWKNEGVAIQKFRNGLGDVETGSAVVDTEGTAGFGKGAVIAVLTQQHDGVQRQSLFYSTDNGYNFQSYGQNPVMDNPGAEHWRDPRIVRDEANNQWLMLLAEGHKIGFYTSKDLKQWTYVSGFQQDGLGILECPDFFQLDVDGDPAKRTWVLAASANGSAEGRTTGLAYWTGGFDGRAFSADGGHQWLDGGPDFYAVVTWDDPRLGDGQRKASRHAIGWMNNWAYARQLPTRDWFGSASVVRDIRLTSDGGRPALASSPTSGLQSLEGEPAQVPGGGIGDGQPFPVPGGGAFKADVELEKPADGTGEARLLLQSDGVTYATIGYDFTAGRAYVARDGDAVAGGQAAARASEADAEYRRAHSLEARPAGDTVRLTAYVDRSSIELFVDGKTLTSLVFPPAGHKEVRLAADGQVSLRAGTVTPLAGIR from the coding sequence ATGCCCCCACGCCTTCCTGGAACCGCAACTGCTGCCTTCCGGCGCCGCCCCCTCCTGTGGGCCGTGGTTGCTGCGGTGGCGGTTTTGGCCCTGGCCGGCGCCCTGCTGCTGGGAGGAAACGCCCAGCGCGATGTTGGCCGGCCTGGCACCGGACAACCCGCCGCACCGCCAACGCAAACTGCTCCCGCGGACGATCCCGGCGGCTACCGCCCTGCCTACCACCTCACCCCGGACCAGCGCTGGATGAACGATCCGCAGCGGCCCTTCTTCCTGAACGGCCTGTGGCATTACTACTACCTCTACAACGCCGACTATCCGGAGGGGAACGGTACGGAGTGGTTCCACGCCACCAGCACGGACCTGGTGCACTGGAAGAACGAGGGCGTGGCCATCCAGAAGTTCCGCAACGGCCTGGGCGATGTCGAGACCGGGTCCGCCGTGGTGGACACGGAAGGGACCGCCGGGTTCGGCAAAGGCGCGGTGATCGCCGTCCTCACCCAGCAGCACGACGGCGTCCAGCGCCAGTCCCTGTTCTACTCCACGGACAACGGCTACAACTTCCAGAGCTACGGGCAGAACCCGGTGATGGACAACCCGGGCGCGGAGCACTGGCGGGATCCGCGGATCGTGCGGGACGAGGCCAACAACCAGTGGCTGATGCTGCTCGCAGAGGGGCACAAGATCGGTTTTTACACGTCGAAGGACCTGAAACAGTGGACCTACGTGTCGGGTTTCCAGCAGGATGGGCTGGGCATCCTGGAGTGCCCGGACTTCTTCCAGCTGGACGTGGACGGCGACCCCGCCAAGCGCACCTGGGTCCTGGCCGCCAGCGCCAACGGATCCGCGGAGGGCCGCACCACCGGGCTGGCCTACTGGACCGGCGGCTTTGATGGCAGGGCCTTCTCCGCCGACGGCGGCCATCAGTGGCTCGACGGCGGCCCCGACTTCTACGCGGTGGTCACATGGGATGACCCGCGCCTGGGCGACGGCCAGCGCAAGGCGTCGCGGCACGCCATCGGCTGGATGAACAACTGGGCCTATGCCCGGCAGCTTCCTACCAGGGACTGGTTCGGGTCCGCTTCGGTGGTGCGGGACATCCGGCTCACGTCCGACGGCGGCCGCCCGGCTTTGGCGTCATCGCCCACCTCGGGCCTCCAGTCACTCGAGGGGGAGCCCGCGCAGGTGCCGGGCGGCGGCATCGGGGACGGGCAGCCGTTTCCGGTTCCGGGCGGCGGCGCGTTCAAGGCGGACGTCGAGCTGGAAAAACCCGCTGACGGGACCGGTGAGGCCCGGCTGCTGCTGCAAAGCGACGGGGTCACCTACGCCACCATCGGCTACGACTTCACGGCCGGCCGGGCCTACGTGGCGCGCGACGGCGACGCCGTGGCCGGTGGCCAGGCCGCGGCTCGCGCTTCAGAGGCGGACGCGGAGTACCGCCGGGCCCATTCGTTGGAGGCCCGGCCGGCCGGGGACACCGTGCGCCTCACTGCCTATGTGGACCGGTCATCCATAGAACTCTTCGTGGACGGAAAGACGTTGACGTCCCTGGTGTTTCCGCCCGCAGGCCACAAGGAGGTCCGGCTGGCGGCCGACGGACAGGTGTCCCTCCGGGCTGGTACCGTCACGCCGCTGGCCGGCATCCGTTAG
- a CDS encoding VOC family protein: MLRVRPVHFTSRIESWKQFLTALGMVQTEDDGGWQLFDSASGRLALHAAEAGSGQDGRTVFAVEVGDVAEFARRTNLSAQEEGTQEGGPQGEGPQLAELVTADHGEACRISAPDGFSFLADKVSHAAQCADADPALAVAGVWYTAEPEAAIRTLLHAGARPRPVPDNDETADFTAKNGGVLLVRPASGPSRSGLGFEYDGGLDQLRERLTGAGFATSLTEEAFGSTLHVANPDAGGPNAPATLWISQRRPMG, encoded by the coding sequence ATGCTTCGAGTCCGTCCCGTTCACTTCACGTCCCGCATCGAGTCCTGGAAGCAGTTCCTCACCGCACTGGGAATGGTCCAGACGGAGGACGACGGCGGGTGGCAGCTCTTCGACTCCGCGTCTGGCCGCCTGGCGCTGCACGCAGCGGAGGCAGGGTCCGGCCAGGACGGCCGCACCGTGTTTGCGGTGGAGGTGGGCGACGTGGCGGAATTCGCCCGCCGCACCAACCTGTCGGCCCAGGAAGAGGGCACCCAGGAGGGCGGGCCGCAGGGGGAAGGACCGCAGCTCGCGGAACTTGTCACCGCGGACCACGGTGAGGCCTGCCGGATCAGCGCGCCGGACGGCTTCAGTTTCCTGGCTGACAAGGTCTCCCATGCCGCCCAGTGCGCCGATGCCGATCCCGCGCTGGCCGTCGCCGGCGTCTGGTACACCGCCGAACCCGAGGCGGCCATCCGCACCCTGCTGCATGCAGGCGCACGCCCGCGCCCCGTGCCGGACAACGACGAAACCGCCGACTTCACGGCCAAGAACGGCGGCGTCCTCCTGGTGCGTCCGGCGTCCGGTCCGTCCCGCTCAGGCCTGGGCTTCGAGTACGACGGCGGGCTGGACCAGCTGCGGGAGCGCCTCACCGGCGCGGGTTTCGCCACCAGCCTGACCGAGGAGGCCTTTGGGAGCACCCTGCACGTAGCCAACCCGGACGCCGGCGGCCCCAACGCGCCCGCCACGCTCTGGATCTCCCAGCGGCGCCCCATGGGGTAG
- a CDS encoding acyl-CoA dehydrogenase family protein — protein MSAPDMPHTPDISQLPAADFFAVESMLSQAERNKLAELRDFLAAEVAPYAADWWNKAEFPAHILPKLAALELSTPAHRGYSHLFAGLVIAEITRVDTSIATFFLVHHDLFVESLYAFGSEDQKQRLLADASELRTTGAFALTEPLHGSDVAGGMETRARRISSSTGEPDGGGDTWVLNGAKRWIGNGTFCDYMLVWARDEADGSVRGFIVDATLPGVSRSRIENKIALRTVQNADIVFRDVRIAEADRFGGISSFEDTKELLRSSRIMVAWQTVGQQLAAFDVARQYAVERQQFGRPLAHFQLIQQQLVTMLGNAVASMAMMAGIARLQDQGAANMPQVALAKSYLSARMRETVAMGRSILGGNGIVTDYRMAKIFADAEAIYTYEGSFEVNTLIAGRAITGISAIS, from the coding sequence ATGAGCGCGCCGGACATGCCGCATACGCCGGACATTTCACAGCTGCCCGCGGCGGACTTCTTCGCCGTCGAATCGATGCTGAGCCAGGCCGAACGGAACAAGCTGGCCGAACTGCGGGACTTCCTGGCAGCCGAGGTGGCGCCCTACGCCGCGGACTGGTGGAACAAGGCCGAGTTTCCCGCCCACATCCTGCCCAAGCTCGCCGCGCTGGAACTGAGCACGCCCGCGCACCGCGGCTACAGCCACCTGTTCGCGGGGCTGGTTATCGCGGAGATCACCCGGGTGGACACCTCCATCGCCACCTTCTTCCTGGTCCACCACGATCTCTTCGTCGAGTCCCTGTACGCCTTCGGCAGCGAGGACCAGAAGCAGCGGCTGCTGGCTGACGCCTCGGAGCTGCGCACCACCGGCGCCTTTGCCCTCACCGAACCCCTGCACGGATCGGACGTGGCCGGCGGGATGGAGACGCGGGCGCGGCGGATATCGTCCAGCACGGGGGAACCGGACGGCGGCGGCGACACCTGGGTGCTCAACGGCGCCAAGCGGTGGATCGGCAACGGAACGTTCTGCGACTACATGCTGGTGTGGGCCCGGGACGAGGCGGACGGTTCGGTGCGGGGCTTCATCGTGGACGCCACCCTGCCGGGCGTCAGCCGGAGCAGGATCGAGAACAAGATCGCGCTGCGCACCGTCCAGAACGCTGACATCGTGTTCCGCGATGTCAGGATCGCCGAGGCGGACCGCTTCGGCGGGATCAGCAGCTTCGAAGACACCAAGGAACTGCTCCGCAGCTCACGGATCATGGTGGCCTGGCAGACCGTGGGCCAGCAGTTGGCAGCATTCGACGTCGCCCGGCAGTACGCCGTGGAACGCCAGCAGTTCGGCCGGCCGCTGGCGCACTTCCAGCTGATCCAGCAGCAGCTGGTGACCATGCTGGGCAACGCCGTAGCCAGCATGGCCATGATGGCCGGGATCGCCAGGCTGCAGGACCAGGGCGCCGCCAACATGCCGCAGGTGGCACTGGCGAAGTCCTACCTCAGTGCCCGCATGCGTGAAACCGTGGCGATGGGCCGTTCCATCCTGGGCGGGAACGGGATCGTCACCGATTACCGGATGGCCAAGATCTTCGCTGACGCCGAGGCCATCTACACCTACGAGGGCTCGTTCGAGGTCAACACCCTGATCGCGGGCCGGGCCATCACCGGAATCTCAGCCATTTCCTAA
- a CDS encoding SRPBCC family protein: MTNNLSVVINADAPQVWTMLREPAKVAQWHGWQAEDLESEIKEIYFSGDVVESADHTSLTMHGGDTFELHPVAGGTRVSVTRGAVDHDSEWAAWDEDITQGWLTFLQQLRFALERHPHGKRHTLFLHLAEGKGSAIEKLGLADVPAPGDPYKVTLDTGGEISGKVWYRTSHQVGLTVHSYAEHGEGLLVVADHPAIKDVRAEGEGSLVIASTYDLGAGAFDAIRSSWDSWRSRNYPDSDPAS, encoded by the coding sequence ATGACCAACAATCTCAGCGTAGTGATCAATGCCGACGCGCCGCAGGTCTGGACCATGCTGCGGGAACCGGCCAAGGTGGCCCAGTGGCACGGCTGGCAGGCCGAGGACCTGGAGTCCGAGATCAAGGAAATCTACTTCTCCGGCGACGTGGTGGAATCCGCTGACCACACCAGCCTGACCATGCACGGCGGGGACACGTTTGAGCTGCACCCGGTGGCCGGCGGAACACGGGTCAGTGTCACCCGCGGGGCGGTGGACCACGACTCCGAGTGGGCTGCCTGGGACGAGGACATTACCCAGGGCTGGCTGACCTTCCTGCAGCAGCTCCGCTTCGCGCTGGAACGCCACCCGCACGGCAAGCGGCACACCCTGTTCCTGCACCTGGCTGAGGGCAAGGGCTCCGCCATCGAGAAGCTCGGGCTGGCGGACGTCCCCGCCCCGGGTGACCCGTATAAGGTAACTCTGGACACCGGCGGGGAGATCAGCGGCAAGGTCTGGTACCGGACCAGCCATCAGGTGGGACTCACGGTGCACAGCTACGCGGAGCACGGCGAGGGCCTGCTGGTGGTGGCCGATCATCCCGCCATCAAGGATGTCCGCGCAGAGGGCGAAGGCTCGCTGGTCATCGCCTCCACCTACGACCTCGGGGCCGGTGCGTTCGACGCCATCCGGTCATCCTGGGATTCCTGGCGGTCCCGGAACTACCCGGACTCGGACCCGGCCAGCTGA
- a CDS encoding DUF6707 family protein: MTESPAARHHREQQAGSLTTGSHILLPDGHRTAEIDQVELERDDFGSPALVLASLSGGGTLRVAVGTTVTVVDGTRDDVAQLPLPASLPEATPPVETATPNGGRQEQPGGGTGPIPVAPAVVVPPLPPVPPAVTGPSEEELALIPAPAGTPESVVEAAAEAHPDAMGVLLLADRLSKGVNFKSGSCLKDLSDLAHELFITLKDADGALSVADLITVLPYDGNPGRWTSVEASLALASYICRQDGQDERAEVYEKLIRTPENQETDPFKARMAAKVRQRSLNEPNLYDKEIFRSIDNSNHDAEREWRLLRLESLLFLRAHGGSETIGTTELERRISNELEAVRS, translated from the coding sequence ATGACCGAATCACCAGCCGCCAGGCACCACCGTGAACAGCAGGCTGGATCTCTGACCACCGGCAGCCACATCCTCCTTCCCGACGGCCACCGCACCGCAGAAATTGACCAGGTGGAGCTTGAGCGGGACGATTTCGGCTCCCCGGCACTGGTGCTGGCGAGCCTCTCCGGCGGCGGCACGCTGCGGGTCGCCGTGGGCACCACGGTCACCGTGGTGGACGGAACGCGCGACGACGTCGCCCAGCTTCCGCTGCCGGCCAGCCTTCCGGAGGCCACACCTCCCGTGGAAACCGCCACGCCTAACGGCGGCCGGCAGGAGCAGCCCGGCGGCGGGACCGGGCCCATCCCCGTGGCGCCCGCCGTCGTCGTACCTCCCCTGCCTCCCGTACCGCCCGCGGTGACCGGGCCCAGCGAAGAGGAACTCGCACTCATCCCGGCGCCGGCCGGCACCCCGGAATCCGTGGTGGAAGCCGCCGCCGAAGCACACCCGGATGCCATGGGCGTCCTGCTCCTGGCCGACCGGCTCTCCAAGGGCGTCAACTTCAAGTCCGGAAGCTGCCTCAAGGACCTCAGCGACCTGGCGCACGAACTGTTCATCACGCTCAAGGACGCCGACGGAGCACTGTCCGTGGCGGACCTGATCACCGTGCTGCCCTACGACGGAAACCCCGGCCGGTGGACCTCCGTGGAAGCCTCCCTGGCGCTGGCCAGCTACATCTGCCGGCAGGACGGCCAGGACGAACGCGCGGAAGTCTACGAGAAGCTGATCCGCACCCCGGAAAACCAGGAAACGGACCCGTTCAAGGCACGCATGGCCGCCAAGGTGCGGCAGCGCTCCCTCAACGAGCCCAACCTGTACGACAAGGAAATCTTCCGCTCCATCGATAACTCCAACCACGATGCCGAGCGCGAATGGCGGCTGCTGCGGCTGGAATCGCTGCTGTTCCTGCGGGCCCACGGCGGATCGGAAACCATCGGGACGACCGAGCTGGAACGCCGCATCAGCAATGAGCTGGAGGCCGTCCGCTCCTGA
- a CDS encoding glycoside hydrolase family 76 protein produces MTSSSTSLTAWQDRATHAAQSVTALFGRKLLFLPGTHLGAVLWQGGRPSGRWPAALRRARQAAGLVLPWHYWWQAHYVDCLVDTGRRELGSGATPAARFNGPDRRSAGRLASRLVTGIRLRNTLTFVNSYYDDMAWLALATLRLDRLAEETRRPGRRRNAAVRASLALQFDAACTDDLGGGTFWSKKRDFKNTPATAPVALFYARTGQGGKAQALLDWLDATLFDPDQGLYLDGARLNAAGEVVVDRAVYTYNQGPVLGALLELGGDANLARAAVLVEAVQRLLTVPANGTGTSPGAGGAVLRCEGTGDGGLFTGILCRYLALAAAETRLPEATRATAARLVTDTAEAFWSGRRPVGSGEAGIRLEGRSVFSLHAAQPAAATCPPGAAVELATQLQAWMTLEAAASVSAALPGGTPPTAA; encoded by the coding sequence ATGACTTCCAGCAGCACCTCCTTGACCGCATGGCAGGACAGGGCCACCCACGCCGCCCAGTCGGTGACCGCGCTGTTCGGCCGGAAACTGCTGTTCCTGCCCGGAACCCACCTGGGCGCCGTGCTGTGGCAGGGCGGCCGGCCGAGCGGACGCTGGCCCGCCGCGCTCCGGCGGGCCCGCCAGGCTGCGGGCTTGGTCCTTCCCTGGCATTACTGGTGGCAGGCCCATTACGTGGACTGTCTGGTAGACACCGGCCGGCGGGAGCTTGGCAGCGGGGCCACCCCCGCAGCCCGGTTCAACGGCCCGGACCGGCGCAGCGCCGGGCGCCTGGCCTCGCGGCTGGTCACCGGAATCAGGCTCCGCAACACCCTGACCTTCGTGAACAGCTACTACGACGACATGGCCTGGCTGGCACTGGCAACCCTGAGGCTGGACAGGCTGGCGGAGGAGACGCGGCGCCCCGGCCGCCGCCGCAACGCCGCCGTCCGCGCGTCGCTGGCGCTGCAGTTCGACGCCGCGTGCACCGATGACCTGGGCGGCGGTACGTTCTGGAGCAAGAAGCGGGACTTCAAGAACACCCCGGCCACGGCTCCCGTGGCATTGTTCTATGCCCGCACCGGACAGGGCGGCAAGGCACAGGCACTGCTGGACTGGCTGGACGCCACCCTCTTCGACCCGGACCAGGGCCTGTACCTGGACGGTGCACGCCTGAATGCGGCCGGCGAGGTGGTGGTGGACCGGGCGGTTTACACCTACAACCAGGGTCCTGTGCTCGGCGCCCTCCTGGAATTGGGCGGGGACGCGAACCTCGCCCGGGCGGCCGTTTTGGTGGAAGCCGTGCAGCGGCTGCTAACCGTCCCGGCCAACGGAACCGGGACCAGCCCGGGTGCCGGCGGAGCGGTGCTGCGCTGTGAAGGAACAGGCGACGGCGGCCTCTTCACCGGGATCCTCTGCCGTTACCTGGCGCTCGCGGCAGCTGAGACCCGGCTGCCCGAAGCAACCCGCGCCACGGCTGCCCGGCTGGTCACGGACACCGCCGAGGCGTTCTGGTCCGGCCGGCGCCCCGTGGGCAGTGGCGAAGCCGGCATCCGGCTGGAGGGCAGGAGCGTCTTCTCGCTGCACGCCGCCCAACCCGCCGCTGCGACCTGTCCGCCAGGTGCCGCCGTCGAGCTCGCCACCCAGCTCCAGGCTTGGATGACGCTGGAGGCCGCCGCGTCGGTCAGCGCGGCCCTTCCCGGCGGCACTCCCCCAACGGCCGCCTAA
- a CDS encoding DUF1684 domain-containing protein: MTTTPAAKVERWQRFRTNRDKALAAPHGWLTLTSFQWLEDSPAAVDLAPGLWSADGTASTRVTTAFLTAVPSDGLTLVETGEKVDGTVSAVLADEESLMWVQFGGPDGDQVVVELAMRGGRYAIRTRDSASPVFTEFVGVPTYPYNPGWEVTGRFEPYPAPVEVPIGTANPLVDGVHRSVGEVVFSLPGSKHEFRLQAEEEKLGALTVTFHDETNGDTTDDWRKLSIPRPRPNPSGKASVVLDFNRAINYPSAFTPYGTCPMPVRNNSLDIRVEAGEKQPYPA, translated from the coding sequence ATGACCACCACCCCAGCGGCCAAAGTCGAGCGCTGGCAGCGCTTCCGCACCAACCGCGACAAAGCCCTGGCAGCCCCGCACGGCTGGCTCACCCTCACCTCCTTCCAGTGGCTCGAAGACTCGCCCGCCGCCGTCGACCTGGCCCCGGGCCTGTGGTCCGCGGACGGCACGGCTTCAACAAGAGTCACGACGGCGTTCCTCACCGCAGTCCCGTCGGACGGACTCACGCTGGTGGAGACAGGGGAAAAGGTGGACGGCACCGTCTCCGCCGTCCTGGCAGACGAGGAATCGCTGATGTGGGTGCAGTTCGGCGGCCCTGACGGGGACCAGGTGGTGGTGGAACTGGCCATGCGCGGCGGGCGGTACGCCATCCGCACCCGGGACTCAGCCTCACCGGTCTTCACCGAGTTCGTTGGTGTCCCCACCTATCCGTACAACCCGGGCTGGGAGGTGACGGGCCGGTTTGAGCCCTACCCGGCACCCGTGGAGGTGCCGATCGGCACGGCGAACCCGTTGGTGGACGGCGTCCACCGCAGCGTGGGCGAAGTGGTGTTCAGCCTCCCCGGCAGCAAGCACGAGTTCCGGCTCCAGGCTGAGGAAGAGAAGCTCGGGGCCCTGACCGTCACGTTCCACGACGAGACCAACGGCGACACCACGGACGACTGGCGGAAGCTCTCGATTCCCAGACCCCGGCCCAATCCGTCAGGAAAGGCGTCAGTGGTGCTGGATTTCAACCGGGCCATCAACTACCCCAGCGCCTTCACCCCCTACGGCACCTGCCCCATGCCCGTGAGGAACAACAGCCTGGACATCAGAGTGGAGGCAGGCGAGAAACAGCCGTATCCCGCTTAG
- a CDS encoding YdeI/OmpD-associated family protein: MADDLEELLVPDAAAWRAWLEKNHKTSPGVWLVLHKKGGTVTSLDYPAALDEALCFGWIDGQLRRRDDQSSFQRMTPRRPRSVWSARNVGHIARLEAAGKMTDAGRAAVEAAKADGRWDAAYGGQADVEVPPDLAAAIAANPAAQAMLNVLTKTNLFALVYRTNSAKQAATRERRIAGFVDMLARGETPYPQKKRPAGRA, translated from the coding sequence ATGGCTGATGACCTGGAGGAACTGCTGGTGCCTGACGCCGCCGCCTGGCGCGCCTGGCTGGAAAAGAACCACAAGACCAGCCCTGGGGTGTGGCTGGTCCTGCACAAGAAAGGCGGCACGGTGACCAGCCTGGATTACCCGGCGGCGCTGGACGAGGCCCTGTGCTTTGGCTGGATCGACGGGCAACTGCGGCGCCGGGACGACCAAAGCTCCTTCCAGCGGATGACGCCGCGGCGTCCCCGGAGCGTCTGGTCCGCCCGCAACGTAGGGCACATTGCCCGGCTCGAGGCGGCAGGAAAAATGACCGACGCCGGCAGGGCGGCCGTGGAGGCTGCCAAGGCTGATGGGCGCTGGGACGCAGCCTACGGCGGACAGGCGGACGTCGAAGTCCCGCCGGACCTCGCTGCGGCCATCGCCGCCAACCCCGCCGCCCAGGCGATGCTCAATGTCCTCACCAAGACCAACCTCTTCGCGCTGGTATACCGGACCAACTCGGCAAAGCAGGCGGCCACCCGGGAACGCAGGATCGCCGGGTTCGTGGACATGCTGGCGCGGGGAGAAACGCCGTACCCGCAGAAGAAGCGCCCCGCCGGCCGGGCATAG
- a CDS encoding 3-hydroxyacyl-CoA dehydrogenase, with amino-acid sequence MDIKGSVALVTGGASGLGAATARKLFDGGASVVLVDLPSSNGPSVAEELNGRAEAGQAAVFAPADVTSETDVRAAVGTAAGLGPLRILVNCAGIATPGKVLGRDGVLPLETFSRVIQVNLIGTFNVLRLAAEAMVAAEPAVTALGGPERGVIINTASVAAFDGQIGQPAYSASKGAVAAMTLPLARELARSLVRVVTIAPGIFETPMMAGLPQEAQDSLGAQVPHPSRLGKPAEYANLVAHIVDNAMLNGETIRLDGAIRMGPK; translated from the coding sequence ATGGACATCAAAGGCAGCGTGGCACTGGTAACAGGCGGTGCCTCCGGGCTGGGTGCAGCCACCGCACGGAAGTTGTTCGACGGCGGAGCCTCCGTGGTGCTCGTTGACCTTCCTTCCTCGAATGGGCCGTCAGTGGCCGAGGAACTCAACGGCCGCGCTGAAGCAGGCCAGGCCGCCGTCTTTGCCCCCGCGGACGTGACGAGCGAGACTGACGTGCGGGCCGCCGTCGGGACCGCCGCGGGGCTGGGACCGCTGCGGATCCTGGTGAACTGCGCCGGGATCGCCACCCCCGGCAAGGTACTGGGACGTGACGGCGTGCTGCCGCTGGAGACGTTCAGCCGTGTCATCCAGGTGAACCTGATCGGCACCTTCAACGTCCTGCGGCTGGCGGCCGAGGCGATGGTGGCCGCCGAGCCCGCCGTCACCGCGCTCGGCGGCCCGGAACGCGGCGTCATCATCAACACCGCCTCGGTTGCAGCCTTCGACGGGCAGATCGGCCAGCCGGCCTACTCCGCTTCCAAGGGTGCGGTGGCCGCCATGACCCTGCCACTCGCACGGGAGCTGGCGCGCTCGCTGGTCCGCGTGGTCACCATCGCCCCGGGCATCTTCGAGACGCCCATGATGGCGGGCCTGCCCCAGGAGGCGCAGGACTCCCTGGGCGCCCAGGTTCCGCACCCGTCCCGGCTGGGCAAGCCCGCGGAGTACGCCAACCTGGTGGCGCACATCGTGGACAACGCCATGCTGAACGGCGAGACCATCCGCCTTGACGGGGCCATCCGGATGGGACCGAAATGA
- a CDS encoding NUDIX hydrolase family protein, whose amino-acid sequence MNVRTPDPNPGWLSEEDLFEARGRLPMVYVEAVPVRLDPLGYVNEVGTLLQADADGTMVRSLVSGRVIYRETIRAALLRHMEKDLGPLAFPQLPLSPVPFTVAEYFPAPSQTGFTDERQHAVSLAYVIPVTGECEPRQDALELTWMTPEEVLSPGVQMEFVGGRGGLIRQALAFAGVGF is encoded by the coding sequence ATGAACGTGCGCACACCTGACCCGAATCCCGGCTGGCTCTCTGAAGAAGACCTCTTTGAGGCGCGGGGGCGGCTGCCCATGGTGTACGTGGAGGCAGTACCGGTGAGGCTGGACCCGCTGGGGTACGTCAACGAGGTGGGCACACTGCTGCAGGCCGACGCGGACGGGACCATGGTGCGGTCCCTGGTCTCCGGCCGGGTCATTTACCGCGAAACCATCCGGGCCGCACTGCTGCGGCACATGGAAAAGGACCTCGGCCCCCTGGCGTTTCCCCAGCTTCCCCTCAGCCCCGTGCCGTTCACCGTGGCCGAATACTTCCCCGCCCCGTCCCAGACAGGGTTCACCGACGAACGGCAACACGCCGTGTCCCTGGCCTACGTCATCCCGGTCACCGGCGAGTGCGAGCCCCGCCAGGACGCCCTTGAACTGACATGGATGACCCCGGAGGAAGTCCTCAGCCCGGGCGTCCAAATGGAGTTTGTGGGCGGCCGCGGCGGCCTCATCCGGCAGGCCCTGGCATTCGCAGGTGTGGGCTTCTGA